A section of the Saccopteryx leptura isolate mSacLep1 chromosome 6, mSacLep1_pri_phased_curated, whole genome shotgun sequence genome encodes:
- the LOC136376012 gene encoding LOW QUALITY PROTEIN: olfactory receptor 2V2-like (The sequence of the model RefSeq protein was modified relative to this genomic sequence to represent the inferred CDS: inserted 1 base in 1 codon; substituted 1 base at 1 genomic stop codon) → MEMWLNXSSTDDFILLSIFSHSPTDLVLFSVIMMVFTVALCGNFLLIFLIYKEPQLHMPMYFFLSQLSIMDLILICSNVPKMAIXFLSGRKSISFVGCTIQIGLLVSLVGSEGLLLGLMAYDHYVAISHTLRYPILMSQKVCLQIIGSSWVFGLVDGLIQMMVAMIFPYCGSRELNHFFCEMLSLLKLACADTCLFETVIFACCVFMLLLPFSIIMASYAHVLKAVLHVLSSQAGKKALYTCFSHMTVVSLFYGAAMFIYLRPRHYRAPSHDKVASIFYTDLTPMLNPLTYVLRNQNVIGQGSRTYDSEARYGSFETVQAEMVVLLEAGPHYRTPSWATLVLPEAEQSWLAIVVVKSNGRRPLLLAASCIITLGLQKTATKELLGKAKAREQQTPVAKRGYTAPPPGPGLATRYVGAALLAGVGQKPRNRQRLVAEHRRAALPMVCWLAAQAQHTAPPMGAGQRPRLGKACRPGHMNTALPMEERQKLQKLLQQAGVCNAYI, encoded by the exons ATGGAGATGTGGTTGAATTAGTCATCCACAGATGACTTCATCCTCTTGAGCATCTTTTCCCACAGTCCAACTGACCTTGTTCTCTTCTCTGTGATTATGATGGTGTTCACAGTGGCCCTCTGTGGAAATTTCCTTCTCATCTTCCTCATCTACAAAGAACCTCAACTTCATAtgcccatgtacttcttcctcagtCAACTTTCCATCATGGACCTCATATTGATCTGTAGCAATGTGCCAAAGATGGCAA ACTTCCTGTCTGGCAGGAAGTCCATCTCCTTTGTGGGTTGTACCATACAAATTGgccttcttgtctctcttgtgGGATCTGAGGGACTCTTACTGGGACTCATGGCTTATGACCACTATGTGGCAATTAGTCACACACTACGCTATCCTATCCTCATGAGTCAGAAAGTCTGTCTCCAGATTATAGGGAGTTCCTGGGTATTTGGGTTAGTAGATGGTTTAATCCAGATGATGGTGGCAATGATTTTCCCTTACTGTGGCTCAAGAGAACTTAACCACTTCTTTTGTGAAATGCTATCCTTGTTGAAACTGGCCTGTGCAGACACTTGCCTTTTTGAGACTGTGATATTTGCTTGCTGTGTGTTCATGctgctccttcctttctctatcaTCATGGCCTCCTATGCTCATGTCCTTAAGGCTGTGCTCCATGTACTCTCTTCTCAGGCTGGTAAAAAGGCTCTGTACACCTGTTTCTCCCACATGACAGTTGTCTCCCTCTTCTATGGGGCAGCCATGTTCATCTACCTGAGGCCTAGGCACTACAGGGCACCCAGCCATGACAAGGTGGCCTCTATCTTCTATACAGACCTTACCCCAATGCTCAACCCCCTTACTTACGTCTTAAGGAATCAGAATGTGATAGggcaggggtcaagaacctatgACTCggaagccagatatggctctt ttgaaacggTGCAGGCGgaaatggtagtgctgctggaagctggtccacactatcgtacgcccagctgggcaacgcttgtgctgccagaggcagagcagtcatggctagcaattgtggttgtGAAGTctaatggtc GGAGGCCTCTCCTTTTAGCAGCATCTTGCATCATCACACTGGGCCTGCAGAAAACAGCCACCAAAGAGCTTTT gggaaaggcaaaagccaGGGAACAGCAGACACCTGTGGCGAAGCGCGGGTACACAGCCCCACCCCCGGGGCCAGGGCTTGCAACCAGGTATGTGGGCGCAgctctgctggcaggggtggggcaaaagccgaGGAACAGGCAGAGACTCGTGGCTGAGCATAGGCGTGCAGCCCTGCCCATGGTGTGTTGGCTTGCGGCCCAGGCACAGCACACAGCCCCACcaatgggggcggggcaaaggccaaggctagGCAAGGCTTGTAGACCAGGGCATATGAACACAGCCCtgcccatggaggagaggcagaaactacAGAAACTGCTGCAGCAGGCCGGCGTCTGCAACGCCTATATCTGA